ATGGGCGACGTCATCGTCGAGGGGGACGACCTCTTCGGCGACGGGGTGAACATCGCCGCGCGGCTGGAGGCCCTGGCCGAGCCCGACAGCATCCTGCTTTCCTCCCTGGTCTACGAGCAGGTCAAGAACAAGCTCGAGCTGCGGTTCGAATCCCTCGGCCGCAAGCAGCTCAAGAACATCTCCGAGCCGGTCGCGGTGTTCCGCGTGGCGCTGGGCGAGGGGACGCGGGCGCTGGAGCCGGTCTCGCTCGATCTGCCGCAGCGGCCCTCGATCGCCGTGCTGCCCTTCGAGACCGCCGGCGACGACGAGGAGCAGCGCTATTTCAGCGACGGCATCACCGAGGACATCATCACCGAGCTGTCGCGCTTCCGCGCGCTCTTCGTGATCGCGCGGACCTCGTCCTTCGCCTATCGCGACGGCGGCATGGACGTGACCGCGATCGGTCGCGAGCTGGGGGTGCGCTATGTGCTGATGGGCAGCGTGCGCCGCACCGAGCATCGCCTGCGCATCACGGCGCAGCTCTACGAGGCCGAAAGCGGCCGCAGCATCTGGGCGATCAAGCAGGATCGCGATCCCTCGCAGCTCTTCGCCATGGACGACGAGATCGTGCAGGCGATCGTGACGGCGCTGCCGGGCCGGATCGAGGCCGACTGGCTGGCACGCGGCAAGCGCAAGCGCACCGACAACATGGTCGCCTATGACTACATGCTGCGAGCCTGGGACAATCTCTACCGCAATGGCGGGACCGAGCATCGCCAGATCGCGGAGTTGCTCCAGCGGGCGCTGGAACTCGACCCTGCCTATGCCCAGGCCCATGCGCTGCTCGCCTTCGTCACGGTGCTCGGCTGGTATCGGGACGAGATCCCCGATGCGATGGACAAGGCTTATGAGCTGGCGAGCCAGGGCGTGGCACTCGATGCCGAGGACGGCTGGTGCCATTTCGCGCTGGGCTTCGTCTGCCTCTATCGCCGGAACTACGAGGAAGCGGCGCTCCATTACGAGCGGGCCATCGAGCTCAACCCGAACGACGCCGAGCTCCTGTCGCAGTTCGGCTCCTTCCTCGCCTATGTCAACCGGACCGACGAGGGGATCGAGTGGATCCGGCGCGCCATGCGCCTCAACCCCTACCGGCAGGCCTGGCACTGGCACGATATGGGCTTCAATTTCCTGGTGGCGCGCCGCTATGAGGAGGCCATCCAGGCCTTCCACCGCGTCTCGCCGCCGATGCCCTTCGACAATTGCTATCTCGCCGTGGCCCACGCTCACCTGGGCAATCTCGAGAAGGCCCGCGAGCATGCGACGGCGATGATGAAGAGCCGGCCGGACAGCGCGGTCCAGACCTGGCTGCCCAAGGAACCCTTCCGGGACGCCGCCGACCTCGAGCATTTCATCGCCGGCATGCGGATGGCGGGTTTTCCCGACCGCCCGGCGATAAAACCGCATCTGGCCGTCGTCAACGGTGGCCGCGGCGGCTGAGGGCCGCTAGCCTGACCGGACCGGTCCTGTCGACGGAGAGGTCGCGATGGCTGCCCTACTCGATGAACTGCGTCAGGCCCTGGGCGGGGAGGTCCTCTCCGTCGAGGCCGCGATCCTCGACCGTCATGCCCGCGACGCCACCGGCATCGCGCCCCATCGCCCGCTTGCGGTCTTACGCCCGCGCAACACCGGCGAGGTCTCGACCGCCTTGCGGATCTGCAACAGCCATCGCCAGCCGGTGGTGCCCCAGGGCGGACTGACAGGCCTTGCCGGCGGCGCCACGCCCCGCGGCGGCGAGGTGGTGCTGTCGCTGGAGCGGATGCGCGGCATCGAGGAGCTCGACCCGGCCGCGGCGACGATGACGGTCCTGGCGGGCACGCCGCTCGAGACGCTGCAGGCGGCGGCGAGCCAGGCGGGTTTCCTCCTGGGGCTCGATCTGGGCGCGCGCGGTTCCTGCCAGATCGGCGGCAATCTTTCGACCAATGCCGGCGGCATGAAGGTGATCCGCTACGGCATGGCGCGCGAGCAGGTGCTGGGTCTGGAGGCCGTCCTCGCCGACGGGACTGTCGTGAATGCGCTCAACAAGATGCTCAAGAACAATGCCGGTTACGATGTGAAGCATCTCTTCATCGGCTCGGAAGGCACGCTCGGGATCGTCACCCGCGCCGTGCTGCGCCTGCATCCCAAGCCCCGCAGCTCCGTCACGGCACTGGTGGCGACCGGGCGCTACGAGCAGGTCGTCCAATTGCTGCGCTCGGCCCAGGCCGAGTTTGGCGGCGTCAGCGCGTTCGAGGCGATGTGGCAGGATTACTATCGGTTCGTAACCGGTGCGGATCCGTCGCGGATTCCGCCCCTGCCGGCGACTTCGCCCTTTTACGTGGCGCTGGAATTCGCCGGCAACGACGCCGAAGGCGATCCCGATCGGTTCGAGGCCTTCCTGGGCCGGGCGCTGGAGCAGGGGCTCGTCAGCGATGCCGTGATCGCCAAGTCGGAGCGCGAGGCGCGCGCGATCTGGGAGATCCGCGAAGGCGTCGGCGCCTGGAACACGCGGCATAACGGGCTCCACCTCGATGTCAGCCTGCCGATCGCCAGCATCGGCGATTTCACCGAGCGGGTCCGCGCACGCCTGCAACAGCGCTGGCCCGGATCGCTCAATACCTTCTATGGCCATATCGGCGACAGCAATCTCCATCTCAGCCTCGATATGGGGAGCGATGAGGAGCATGTCCGCCATGCGGTCGAGCTCTGCGTCTATGAGGTGGTGCGCGACATGGGCGGCTCGGTCTCGGCCGAGCATGGTATCGGCACCTTGAAGCGCGACTATCTGGGCTTCAGCCGCAGCGAGGCGGTGGTGGGACTCATGCGCACCGTGAAAGCGGCGCTCGACCCTAACGACATCCTCAACCCCGGCAAGGTCCTGTAGGCGCCGATTGCCTAACTAAATTTCACGTCGTTTCACAGGACGGGGTACGCGGCATCGAAGAGACTGCCGCGTCCGCCGGGCGATTCCCCGGGCGGAAACGCCTGTCGGTTCGAGATCGCAGGCGGAATTCGCCACGACCTCCCTGGGCCAATCTGTGCGAGGACATCGATCGGCGACCCCATCGCCGTCCGCAGCGAAGGAGCAAACATGTCGAATAGAGGGGCTTTTATCGACTCTGACCGCGACCGTCTCCGTCCAGCGGCGAGGGTCTTCAGCTTTGCTGCCGGACTGGGTGGCTCACTGTGGGTGGTGGCGCTCCTGATGCAGCCCCTGGCGGCGTCCGCGCGCGATTCTCAGGGAGACCGGTTCATCACCGCAACGGAAGGAAACACGATCTCCGGCACGACCGCGGCCGGCCTGGCTTATCATCTGTATTTCCTGGCCGGCGGGCAGGTGACCTATCTCGACGAGACCGGCGTGACGGACAGCGGCACCTGGAACCTCGATCCCGGCGGAAATGTCTGCCTCCGGTGGCAGAAACCCATCGACGGGATGGAAGGCTGCTTCCAGCCCTCGATCTCGGGCGACAGAGTGACGTTGGGGAGCAAGGACGGGAGCCTGAACGGGACGCTGAACGGCAATGTCACCGATCGGTTCGCGAGGCATGGCAAGTAACCATCCGGGCCATCGGCGTGAGACGCGAAGGGAATCGCTGCGCATCGCGTTCCTGGCCGCTCTGTTTGCGCTGGGTGGATGCATGACGGACGGGCAGCCCCCCGATTCGAGATTGGGCCAGACCCACGAATATTGGGACGATTATTCCGTGATCCATCCCTACGACGTCCGGAATCCCCGGGGCAGCCCGATCGACTTCGACAGGTGACATAGACACGAGGCCCCGCATATATAACCTGACGGCATGACGGATGGCCTGTCCATGCCATGCTCGCTGCCGGCAAGATTTCGCGAGGCGCCCCGATGGCAACGATGACGGTGAAGTTGCGCGGCATCCCGGAGACCGAAGCCGCGATCGGCTGGGCCGGTGCGCATGCTGTGGTCGTCGACCGCCCGGAAGGCAAGGCGGGTGGGCAGGGGCTCGGCTTCAATGGTGGGCAACTGCTGGGCCTGGCGATCGGCGGCTGCCTCTGCAACGACCTCTATTACGTCGCGCATGAGATGGGTATCGGCCTGACTTCGGTTTCCGTCGATGTGGCCGTGACATTCGAGGGCACGCCGTTGCTCGCAACCTCCGCGGCCGTTCAGATCGCCGTAGAAACCGCAGACAAGACGGCCGACGTCGGAACCCTCATCCAGCGGGCACGGACCATTTCCGCGGTGAGCAACTCGATCGCCCGCGGCGTTCCCGTCCGCTTTCCCGGCTAGGCGCTGGCAACTGGAAATATGCGGACGCGGCGAAATGTGAGCGCCACGTCGTTGCCGATCTCGGGCGCGTCGGTGCCGGGCTGCAGATGGATCTCGATGATCTCGTCGCTCTCGATCCGGCGCAGCTCGACCCGGGTCGTTGGTCCCGCAGCATGGATCTTCAGCACGCGGGCCTTGAGGCCGGGGGCGGAGGGCTCGGCGTGGATGTCGCAATCCTCGGGCCGGACGTAGGCGACGCCCGCCAGCGCCGGCGCGTCGCTCGGCACCGAGGCGGCGAAGAACTGGTCGCCCAGCTTGGCGCCGCCCTTCTCGATGCGGCAGGCGAGCCGGTTGGTGTTGCCGAGGAACTCGCAGACGAAGGCGTTGGCGGGGTTGCGATAGATCTCGGTCGGCGTGCCGATCTGGGCGATCCGGCCCTCGCTCATCACCGCGACGCGGTCGGCCAGCTCCAGCGCCTCCTCCTGATCGTGGCTGACGAAGATGCTGGTGATGCCCATCTCGTCATGGAGGCCGCGCAGCCAGCGGCGCAGATCCTTGCGCACCTTGGCATCGAGCGCACCGAAGGGCTCGTCCAGCAGCAGCACGCGCGGCTCGATGGCGAGGGCGCGGGCGAGCGCCACGCGCTGGCGCT
The nucleotide sequence above comes from Hypericibacter terrae. Encoded proteins:
- a CDS encoding adenylate/guanylate cyclase domain-containing protein — its product is MQRRLAAIVAADIVGYSRLAQIDEAGALTALRENQTGIIEPKVRAHDGRIVKFMGDGLLAEFGSVVNAMRFACDMLEATVKASHEQPPDRRLRYRIGVNMGDVIVEGDDLFGDGVNIAARLEALAEPDSILLSSLVYEQVKNKLELRFESLGRKQLKNISEPVAVFRVALGEGTRALEPVSLDLPQRPSIAVLPFETAGDDEEQRYFSDGITEDIITELSRFRALFVIARTSSFAYRDGGMDVTAIGRELGVRYVLMGSVRRTEHRLRITAQLYEAESGRSIWAIKQDRDPSQLFAMDDEIVQAIVTALPGRIEADWLARGKRKRTDNMVAYDYMLRAWDNLYRNGGTEHRQIAELLQRALELDPAYAQAHALLAFVTVLGWYRDEIPDAMDKAYELASQGVALDAEDGWCHFALGFVCLYRRNYEEAALHYERAIELNPNDAELLSQFGSFLAYVNRTDEGIEWIRRAMRLNPYRQAWHWHDMGFNFLVARRYEEAIQAFHRVSPPMPFDNCYLAVAHAHLGNLEKAREHATAMMKSRPDSAVQTWLPKEPFRDAADLEHFIAGMRMAGFPDRPAIKPHLAVVNGGRGG
- a CDS encoding FAD-binding oxidoreductase, with product MAALLDELRQALGGEVLSVEAAILDRHARDATGIAPHRPLAVLRPRNTGEVSTALRICNSHRQPVVPQGGLTGLAGGATPRGGEVVLSLERMRGIEELDPAAATMTVLAGTPLETLQAAASQAGFLLGLDLGARGSCQIGGNLSTNAGGMKVIRYGMAREQVLGLEAVLADGTVVNALNKMLKNNAGYDVKHLFIGSEGTLGIVTRAVLRLHPKPRSSVTALVATGRYEQVVQLLRSAQAEFGGVSAFEAMWQDYYRFVTGADPSRIPPLPATSPFYVALEFAGNDAEGDPDRFEAFLGRALEQGLVSDAVIAKSEREARAIWEIREGVGAWNTRHNGLHLDVSLPIASIGDFTERVRARLQQRWPGSLNTFYGHIGDSNLHLSLDMGSDEEHVRHAVELCVYEVVRDMGGSVSAEHGIGTLKRDYLGFSRSEAVVGLMRTVKAALDPNDILNPGKVL
- a CDS encoding OsmC family protein is translated as MATMTVKLRGIPETEAAIGWAGAHAVVVDRPEGKAGGQGLGFNGGQLLGLAIGGCLCNDLYYVAHEMGIGLTSVSVDVAVTFEGTPLLATSAAVQIAVETADKTADVGTLIQRARTISAVSNSIARGVPVRFPG
- a CDS encoding sulfate/molybdate ABC transporter ATP-binding protein, with the protein product MSITVTSLVKHFDNFAALKGIDLDVRPGEFLALLGPSGSGKTTLLRILAGLEFPDAGTLTIDNVDVSEQGARDRQMGFVFQHYALFKHMTVAQNVAFGLRVKPRKDRPSRTEIDERVDRLLQLVQLEQLGDRYPTQLSGGQRQRVALARALAIEPRVLLLDEPFGALDAKVRKDLRRWLRGLHDEMGITSIFVSHDQEEALELADRVAVMSEGRIAQIGTPTEIYRNPANAFVCEFLGNTNRLACRIEKGGAKLGDQFFAASVPSDAPALAGVAYVRPEDCDIHAEPSAPGLKARVLKIHAAGPTTRVELRRIESDEIIEIHLQPGTDAPEIGNDVALTFRRVRIFPVASA